The following coding sequences lie in one Thalassoglobus polymorphus genomic window:
- a CDS encoding protein kinase domain-containing protein, with protein sequence MIQQRIFSIKSVNWTGNQIKNVVGVLPIGLAGRSELGGDSNETHDKRRVLIQKWFAKLVELSGEEQAACLDELSEQDESVAAEVQALVERDRDNAQFLEGSPQIDLGADETHVWRIPPEIPGYTSIQHVSEGGQAVVFQGRQESTNQLVAIKVLKDGFLGDSSARERHLEEIKSLTRIQHPNIVSVVDCGTTQDGREYYITRFISGQNLDEYILAENLTIEQRVSLCAKIARALDAAHHSGIVHRDLKPSNIRIDRHGEPHILDFGLAKGIEAGTIVNGDLKTESGSFVGSVNWASPEQIDKRFGKISLRTDIYQLGVVFFQVFAGCKFPYDVSGEFLESFQSILQANPKSIPGAENDIKLARVNKVIRKALRKKQEERFTSAGAFARTLEKAIVISDQKADGKKERPAIVSWIFLVGFLLVGLFVAALIIQWLYPAQFDQAVARIQKTFSSKSSEHLEKGEPQVKPETIAVAAEIEHPPFMVDWEISSTPDMSINTPPVAAENSRKIASVPTPLESVQISMSDVKLPEGQTGSTPATFEVQLSRASAEKVHVDYATSDETAHSSSSESRDYKSISQQTLTFEPGETSKKIVIDVLGDSEWEREETFAVNLSNPKNAEISNGKAVCTIQNDDDFVSEHGELDFRKFDGLRLKPWDLKGNFGVSINQGIPSLRIVGAGGQDHSAINRSIKLRGKFFIEAQLWDNRNSEAEFILQSSTTAESLRFSLKTIAYHDWGAAGNSGEIQDLAPGSVFSKKSVWLRVEQIPGEGVYVFANGDRSQMHRIAVDMETPFDSLEIRFPNEKCVKQIQNLRWGPIETTPLVGTKPFGDSSRQTSSGEIPQGWVAIGTSREGQPRRFISEDLQIGEDFNVSFTLDVKRIGSFALNFIGDKESVTLPVYISIEGYEAKVSLGGATKSFQYEFGAIDVRIVRTGNRIQLEFGGPQNVVAIEPHGLKNFSRLELDLIKTDGAITFQKPILVR encoded by the coding sequence ATGATTCAACAAAGAATCTTCTCGATAAAAAGTGTCAATTGGACGGGAAATCAGATAAAAAACGTTGTCGGAGTTTTACCAATCGGGTTAGCGGGGAGATCAGAGTTGGGCGGCGACAGCAATGAAACACACGATAAACGGCGGGTACTTATTCAGAAGTGGTTTGCGAAACTGGTCGAGCTTTCTGGTGAGGAACAAGCAGCATGTTTGGACGAGCTAAGTGAACAAGATGAAAGTGTCGCAGCTGAGGTTCAAGCGTTAGTTGAGCGGGATCGCGACAATGCACAATTCTTGGAAGGAAGCCCTCAAATTGATCTGGGCGCGGATGAGACTCACGTCTGGCGGATTCCCCCGGAGATACCAGGGTACACGTCTATCCAGCATGTCTCCGAGGGTGGGCAGGCTGTTGTCTTTCAGGGACGACAGGAATCGACGAACCAACTTGTCGCAATCAAAGTTTTAAAAGATGGTTTTCTCGGTGACAGCTCAGCGCGTGAACGGCACCTGGAAGAGATTAAATCTCTCACGAGAATCCAACATCCAAACATCGTTTCCGTGGTTGATTGCGGAACCACTCAAGACGGCCGCGAATACTACATCACAAGATTCATTTCAGGCCAAAATCTCGACGAATACATCCTCGCTGAAAACCTGACAATTGAGCAACGAGTCAGCCTGTGTGCGAAGATTGCCAGAGCACTGGACGCAGCTCACCATTCAGGAATTGTTCATCGAGATCTCAAGCCCTCAAATATTCGTATCGACAGGCATGGTGAGCCACACATTCTCGATTTCGGACTGGCGAAGGGGATCGAAGCAGGCACAATCGTCAACGGAGATTTGAAGACCGAGTCTGGAAGCTTTGTAGGGAGCGTGAACTGGGCGAGTCCTGAACAGATCGATAAAAGATTCGGAAAGATCAGTTTGCGAACGGATATTTACCAGTTGGGTGTCGTGTTCTTTCAGGTCTTTGCTGGATGCAAATTTCCATACGACGTCTCTGGTGAATTCCTGGAGTCATTCCAAAGCATTCTTCAAGCGAATCCGAAATCTATTCCAGGTGCTGAAAACGACATCAAACTTGCACGTGTCAATAAAGTGATCCGAAAAGCGTTAAGAAAAAAACAAGAGGAACGTTTCACATCTGCCGGAGCATTTGCCAGAACACTTGAAAAAGCGATTGTGATTTCGGATCAGAAGGCTGATGGAAAGAAAGAACGCCCTGCGATTGTCTCCTGGATCTTCCTGGTGGGATTTCTGCTTGTTGGATTATTCGTTGCCGCTTTAATCATTCAATGGCTATATCCAGCTCAGTTCGACCAAGCGGTTGCGCGAATTCAAAAAACGTTTTCTTCGAAAAGTTCAGAGCACTTAGAGAAAGGAGAACCACAGGTCAAACCTGAGACAATTGCAGTTGCCGCAGAGATCGAACACCCTCCTTTTATGGTCGATTGGGAAATCTCGAGTACTCCCGACATGTCGATCAACACACCTCCGGTGGCAGCTGAGAATTCAAGAAAAATCGCGAGCGTCCCGACACCATTAGAGTCTGTGCAAATCAGTATGAGTGACGTGAAGCTCCCTGAAGGTCAGACAGGGTCGACTCCGGCGACCTTCGAGGTCCAACTTTCAAGAGCCAGTGCTGAGAAAGTACATGTTGACTACGCGACATCGGATGAGACAGCTCACAGTTCCTCAAGCGAATCCAGAGACTACAAATCGATCAGTCAGCAAACATTGACATTCGAGCCAGGAGAAACTTCAAAGAAAATTGTGATCGACGTTCTAGGCGATTCAGAGTGGGAACGTGAAGAAACGTTTGCAGTCAACCTGTCGAATCCGAAGAACGCTGAAATCTCCAATGGAAAAGCAGTCTGCACAATCCAAAATGATGACGACTTCGTCAGCGAGCACGGTGAGCTCGATTTTCGAAAATTCGACGGCCTAAGGCTAAAACCGTGGGACCTTAAGGGAAATTTCGGCGTCAGTATCAACCAGGGGATTCCAAGTCTCCGGATTGTCGGAGCAGGTGGACAAGATCACAGTGCGATCAATCGGTCGATCAAACTTCGGGGAAAATTCTTTATTGAAGCTCAATTGTGGGACAATCGCAACAGCGAAGCAGAGTTTATTCTCCAGTCATCAACAACAGCCGAGTCACTCAGGTTCTCATTAAAAACGATCGCCTACCACGACTGGGGGGCTGCGGGAAATTCCGGCGAGATCCAAGACCTCGCACCGGGCTCGGTCTTTTCCAAAAAAAGTGTTTGGCTGCGAGTCGAACAGATTCCTGGAGAGGGAGTCTATGTCTTCGCGAATGGAGACCGAAGTCAAATGCATCGAATCGCAGTGGATATGGAGACTCCTTTTGATTCACTGGAGATTCGATTTCCGAATGAGAAATGTGTCAAGCAGATCCAGAACCTGCGTTGGGGGCCTATTGAGACAACCCCGCTCGTAGGGACGAAGCCCTTTGGTGACTCCAGTCGACAGACTTCCAGCGGAGAAATTCCACAGGGCTGGGTAGCCATCGGAACGTCGCGAGAGGGGCAACCACGTCGATTTATTTCAGAAGACTTGCAGATCGGCGAAGACTTTAATGTTTCGTTTACTCTTGACGTCAAACGTATAGGCTCATTCGCCCTCAATTTCATTGGCGACAAGGAAAGTGTCACCCTGCCTGTCTACATTTCAATTGAAGGCTATGAAGCCAAAGTCTCTCTCGGCGGAGCAACGAAATCATTTCAATACGAATTTGGAGCCATCGACGTTCGTATTGTGCGAACCGGTAACCGAATCCAATTAGAGTTTGGTGGTCCACAAAATGTCGTTGCCATTGAACCTCACGGACTGAAAAACTTCTCTCGCCTGGAACTCGACCTCATCAAGACAGATGGTGCCATCACTTTTCAGAAACCAATTTTGGTGAGATGA
- a CDS encoding type I-MYXAN CRISPR-associated endonuclease Cas4/Cas1 → MNDSPPLRVMALHALLYCERLFYLEEVEEIRVANDRVYAGRQLHAERLPLDDETPEIRELDVASEEWGIYGKLDAVRRRDGNWVVYEHKKGRSNLDDNKRPLPWPSDRIQLIAYAVLASESLGEPISQGRIRYHANNKTAFVEIDEIARQDLIDAVNRAQALRKKTTRPPVTENDRLCVKCSLAPVCLPEEERLQEPDENRIAIPLPSNRERHTLHVAARKAYVSRSSASLLVKLEDEKQKVPVSQVDSIVIHGHAQITTQALHLCAYKNIPIHWISYGGKFLAGTTYSAGRVQQRIRQFEALTDHEMCVSLSRILLHAKIEMQLKYLLRATRNNQTARTNCEQNIAHIRECLRKLAQAESLETMRGLEGIAAKSYFASIPQILSSRVPQSLLPHGRSKHPPRDPFNSLLSFGYSMLFNAVHRSIITVGLDPAFGFLHQPRSAAPPLVMDLMELFRVLLVDMPLVGSFNRGQWSEDDFKRTKSHVWLTDEGRKKAISLFESRMDETSQHPHTGRAMTYIRLVELEARLLEKEWTGTAGLFGQLRIR, encoded by the coding sequence ATGAACGATTCTCCTCCACTCCGAGTAATGGCACTTCACGCTTTGCTCTACTGCGAGCGGCTTTTCTATCTCGAAGAGGTCGAAGAGATTCGAGTGGCCAATGATCGGGTTTATGCCGGGCGGCAGTTGCATGCGGAGCGACTGCCGTTGGATGATGAGACGCCGGAGATTCGGGAACTCGATGTCGCCAGCGAGGAATGGGGGATCTACGGTAAGCTCGATGCCGTTCGTCGGCGCGATGGGAACTGGGTCGTCTATGAGCATAAAAAAGGGCGTTCCAATCTGGACGATAACAAACGACCGCTTCCCTGGCCTAGCGACCGTATCCAGCTTATTGCTTATGCAGTCCTCGCAAGTGAATCGTTGGGAGAACCGATTTCTCAAGGGCGAATCCGTTATCACGCGAATAATAAAACCGCGTTTGTCGAGATTGATGAGATCGCTCGTCAAGATCTCATCGACGCAGTAAACAGAGCGCAGGCGTTACGTAAAAAAACAACACGACCGCCCGTAACCGAAAATGATCGCTTATGCGTGAAGTGTTCGTTGGCACCAGTCTGTCTTCCGGAAGAAGAAAGGCTGCAAGAGCCTGACGAGAATCGCATCGCGATTCCATTGCCATCCAATAGGGAACGGCACACTCTACACGTCGCTGCGAGAAAGGCCTACGTTTCCCGGAGCAGCGCATCTCTTCTAGTGAAGCTGGAAGACGAAAAGCAGAAAGTCCCGGTCAGTCAGGTTGACTCCATCGTGATTCACGGCCACGCTCAAATCACGACGCAGGCACTTCATTTGTGCGCCTATAAAAACATCCCCATTCACTGGATTTCCTACGGAGGTAAATTCCTGGCAGGGACGACCTATTCCGCTGGTCGTGTCCAACAGCGAATCCGTCAGTTCGAAGCATTGACGGACCACGAAATGTGTGTCTCACTGTCACGGATTCTGCTACATGCCAAGATAGAAATGCAGCTAAAATATTTGTTACGAGCGACGCGGAATAACCAAACTGCCAGGACAAATTGTGAGCAGAACATCGCACATATTCGCGAATGTCTCCGTAAATTAGCCCAAGCGGAATCACTAGAGACAATGCGTGGATTGGAAGGGATTGCAGCCAAGTCTTACTTCGCATCTATTCCGCAGATACTTTCCAGCCGGGTCCCTCAATCACTTCTCCCCCACGGCCGAAGTAAACATCCACCTCGTGATCCGTTTAATAGTTTACTCAGCTTCGGATACAGCATGCTTTTCAATGCCGTTCATCGCAGCATTATTACAGTTGGACTAGATCCCGCATTTGGCTTTTTGCATCAACCTCGCTCAGCAGCTCCTCCATTGGTCATGGACTTGATGGAGTTATTTCGCGTTCTTCTAGTTGATATGCCACTGGTAGGAAGCTTCAATCGAGGACAATGGAGCGAGGACGACTTCAAAAGAACAAAGTCGCATGTTTGGCTGACTGATGAAGGTCGCAAGAAAGCGATTTCTCTATTTGAAAGCCGAATGGATGAAACTTCCCAGCATCCTCATACAGGTCGGGCAATGACGTACATCCGGCTGGTCGAACTGGAAGCGCGCTTATTGGAGAAGGAGTGGACTGGAACCGCAGGACTATTTGGGCAACTTCGAATCCGCTGA
- the cas7i gene encoding type I-B CRISPR-associated protein Cas7/Cst2/DevR yields the protein MSLHVFGTVLTTRAIAANNRGENDGNATTLQKVIRDGDLCTTVSSEAIRYAIRESWMESDGIELNRSVSHHGSEWSDKEFKKGWEKFIDNDVLGFMHAKKETNSRRGILEIGRALSLTPWPGTVSANFSSPGSNPGVSHANPIPYAAEMHDTRYQYTFAMTPESLEGKNKIDRTKNTLNALLNLRRVGGNHSRYLYDFSPEAVILRVTQDPAPRIMFSFDENERGEISMNKLLRRMQGDEPDIDPEEVIIGTAVDGILGEEQAKELGATLFPGVKAAFSEAMNRIESKLK from the coding sequence ATGAGTCTACACGTTTTTGGCACTGTTCTGACGACCCGCGCCATCGCCGCAAACAATCGAGGCGAAAACGATGGGAATGCGACGACGCTCCAGAAGGTAATTCGAGATGGAGACCTCTGCACGACCGTCAGCAGTGAAGCGATTCGCTACGCAATTCGAGAGAGTTGGATGGAATCTGATGGAATTGAATTAAATCGATCTGTCTCACACCACGGGAGCGAATGGTCTGACAAGGAATTCAAAAAGGGCTGGGAGAAATTCATCGACAATGATGTCCTCGGCTTCATGCATGCCAAAAAGGAAACGAATAGTCGACGAGGTATTCTGGAAATTGGCCGCGCTTTGAGTTTGACACCATGGCCGGGGACTGTCTCCGCCAATTTCTCTTCTCCTGGTTCCAATCCAGGCGTCTCACATGCTAACCCGATCCCCTATGCAGCAGAGATGCACGATACGCGTTATCAGTACACTTTTGCGATGACCCCAGAATCGCTGGAAGGCAAGAACAAAATAGACCGCACCAAGAATACTTTAAATGCGCTGTTAAACCTTCGACGCGTGGGAGGAAACCATTCGCGATATCTCTACGACTTCTCCCCCGAAGCCGTCATTCTGCGTGTTACGCAGGACCCGGCTCCACGCATCATGTTTAGCTTTGACGAGAATGAGCGAGGCGAAATTTCGATGAATAAGCTCCTGCGACGTATGCAAGGAGATGAACCAGATATCGATCCGGAAGAAGTCATCATCGGAACGGCCGTCGACGGTATTCTCGGTGAGGAACAGGCGAAAGAGCTGGGAGCAACACTGTTTCCAGGCGTCAAAGCTGCCTTCTCAGAAGCGATGAATCGAATCGAAAGTAAACTCAAATGA
- the cas8a1 gene encoding type I-MYXAN CRISPR-associated Cas8a1/Cmx1, with product MAKKKIKKEPEHRLKNGLTWNLHDPGMGMLERAGLAALYMSLRAAEELGVSKDLEPLFWNDDDLTPESVTIRTQTTDAEALQKLFEWAWQARDGVLYLPAIHRTLKDRDNLHLRVDHHNGILNTFLQHKTSRLGSGQKTQVVHTIVMLDEDQSIEISYQNLCFVKAHEDAKEIVDANGCLKAKARLSSWVNPGSANRYPTDASSWKLKPCRGLSTIAVLWMLTPISCVFNRFHKERTAWSIIIPDVRDLEEFEQGRLSPFVSSDLRQSEVASLSDAGLRFLSTYATQTTRNELESGCRVIAMGKVGYYQSQSIRKGVVDVPANARTIRRYRILTKHLGNSWIRRSHEETKSSKKKKSDDEPQASGFLSVPTVRGRITDNLIKSHPWYVDLTVPPQWDRGALDRQRKRQPGKSVERLWFNNLQRYQRKALMELIREDDMWDDPSDREFIEAFWETLAALYYREKEAVDRGGSRSWSDRIEDLNEDIRREITRAKTGSLLRQTLTELFSRPVKKFRSAHVRNNPGLIWKLIDRDWKRGRDLALLALASYQSKEKRETSQSTETQTATSNS from the coding sequence ATGGCTAAGAAGAAAATAAAGAAGGAGCCAGAGCACCGACTCAAAAACGGACTGACCTGGAACTTGCACGATCCCGGCATGGGAATGCTCGAGCGAGCTGGACTGGCGGCGTTGTACATGTCGCTACGTGCTGCTGAAGAGTTGGGAGTAAGTAAGGACTTGGAGCCACTCTTCTGGAACGATGACGATCTGACGCCAGAAAGTGTGACCATTCGCACCCAGACCACAGATGCCGAAGCACTGCAAAAGCTCTTCGAATGGGCCTGGCAGGCGCGCGATGGGGTGCTGTATTTGCCTGCGATTCATCGCACTCTTAAAGATCGCGACAATCTGCACCTTCGAGTAGATCACCACAATGGAATCCTCAACACATTTCTTCAACATAAAACGAGCCGTTTAGGTAGTGGGCAAAAAACTCAAGTTGTCCATACGATCGTTATGCTTGACGAAGACCAAAGCATTGAAATTTCATATCAGAATCTGTGTTTTGTAAAAGCGCACGAAGATGCGAAAGAGATCGTCGATGCAAACGGATGTTTAAAAGCAAAAGCCCGACTCTCTAGTTGGGTAAATCCCGGATCCGCGAATCGATATCCAACAGATGCATCTAGTTGGAAATTGAAACCGTGTCGTGGTCTATCTACGATTGCAGTGCTTTGGATGCTGACTCCCATTTCCTGTGTCTTTAATCGTTTCCACAAAGAACGCACAGCGTGGTCAATCATCATACCGGACGTTCGCGATTTGGAAGAATTTGAACAGGGGCGGCTTAGTCCTTTTGTCTCTTCAGATCTTCGCCAATCTGAAGTTGCCAGTCTGAGTGACGCGGGTCTGAGGTTTCTTTCGACATACGCCACTCAAACGACTCGCAATGAGTTGGAATCAGGTTGTCGGGTAATCGCGATGGGAAAGGTTGGCTACTATCAGAGCCAGAGTATTCGTAAAGGTGTAGTCGATGTTCCTGCCAACGCGAGAACGATACGTCGATATCGAATCCTGACGAAGCACCTTGGCAACAGTTGGATACGGCGCAGTCATGAGGAAACGAAATCGTCAAAAAAGAAGAAATCAGATGACGAACCACAAGCTTCTGGCTTTCTGAGCGTCCCGACTGTGCGAGGTCGAATCACTGACAATCTCATCAAATCTCATCCATGGTATGTCGACCTGACCGTTCCTCCCCAATGGGACAGGGGTGCGTTGGACCGACAACGAAAAAGACAACCAGGCAAATCCGTTGAACGACTTTGGTTCAACAATCTTCAACGCTATCAAAGGAAAGCACTTATGGAACTCATTCGTGAAGACGACATGTGGGATGATCCCTCCGATCGCGAATTCATCGAAGCGTTTTGGGAAACATTAGCCGCATTGTATTACAGAGAAAAAGAAGCTGTTGACCGAGGAGGAAGTCGCTCCTGGAGTGATCGAATTGAGGATCTGAATGAAGACATTCGGCGAGAAATCACAAGAGCCAAGACGGGCTCCTTACTTCGTCAGACTCTCACAGAGTTGTTCTCACGACCAGTCAAAAAATTCCGCTCAGCTCACGTTCGTAATAATCCTGGTCTCATCTGGAAGCTAATTGATCGTGATTGGAAACGTGGACGCGACCTCGCTCTTCTCGCCCTGGCAAGCTACCAGAGCAAAGAAAAACGCGAAACAAGTCAATCAACAGAAACTCAAACCGCAACCTCAAATTCTTGA
- the cas2 gene encoding CRISPR-associated endonuclease Cas2: protein MKTWYLIAYDVRDPKRLRHVSKKLEAYGSRIQYSIFRCRVDAETLAKLRWELSEILDTIDSLLVIPICTKCAGKVPVHSTPDQHGWADDPPTFQIL from the coding sequence ATGAAAACTTGGTATCTAATCGCATATGATGTTCGTGATCCGAAACGCCTGCGTCATGTCTCTAAAAAACTTGAAGCCTATGGTAGCCGAATTCAATACAGTATTTTTCGCTGTCGCGTCGACGCCGAAACACTCGCAAAATTACGTTGGGAACTCTCAGAGATCTTGGACACGATCGATAGCCTGCTGGTCATCCCAATATGCACGAAATGCGCTGGCAAAGTCCCGGTTCATTCCACTCCTGACCAGCATGGTTGGGCCGATGACCCACCAACGTTTCAAATTCTTTGA
- a CDS encoding ECF-type sigma factor, with protein sequence MTKKTEKSNQEIQQSMYEQLHVIAERALKKESPGHSLQPTLLVNDAVMRLLEQRNVDIADRCQAMAAGANIIRRLLVDYARRRKAQKRGGSEQRNRGVSPAIIAGTARIDIVELEDALESLARENPRLVEVVEQKVFGGMTGEEIAEYLKVSLTTVNSDWRYAKAWLARELRSTESE encoded by the coding sequence ATGACTAAAAAGACGGAAAAGAGCAATCAGGAGATTCAGCAGTCGATGTACGAGCAATTGCACGTGATCGCTGAACGCGCTTTGAAAAAGGAATCTCCAGGGCACTCATTACAGCCAACACTTCTCGTCAACGATGCGGTCATGCGATTGCTGGAACAGCGAAACGTGGACATCGCAGATCGTTGCCAAGCGATGGCGGCAGGCGCCAACATTATCCGGAGGCTACTCGTTGACTACGCAAGGCGACGGAAGGCCCAAAAGCGAGGTGGATCAGAGCAGCGAAATCGAGGAGTTTCCCCCGCGATTATCGCGGGAACTGCCAGGATAGACATTGTTGAATTGGAAGACGCACTGGAGTCTCTCGCCAGAGAGAATCCGCGTCTGGTTGAAGTCGTTGAACAAAAAGTTTTCGGAGGAATGACGGGGGAGGAGATCGCCGAATATTTGAAGGTTTCTCTCACGACAGTCAACAGCGATTGGAGATACGCCAAGGCTTGGCTTGCCCGTGAGTTACGATCTACCGAATCTGAATAG
- the cas5 gene encoding type I-MYXAN CRISPR-associated protein Cas5/Cmx5/DevS, protein MMQSFEPELCLRVEVPICAFRPYESREYQDTHPLPPPSAVYGMLLSFLGVQREEKSRHAGIGLALAIESEPSRSRVFRKLRRGKDLEDIRPDYQDLLVGLNLWVWIATAKDQSNPSLPIAIADALTHPEMVMRSGGLSLGESSYLVDSVTRECPDEQAELTFLIPDQKGFHNLPVWIDHATNSRRRERFRFDQLPVTQGRDQAWITVEPTP, encoded by the coding sequence ATGATGCAGTCTTTTGAGCCAGAACTCTGCTTGCGAGTCGAAGTTCCTATTTGCGCATTTCGCCCCTACGAATCCCGTGAGTATCAGGATACACATCCCTTACCGCCGCCATCAGCGGTCTATGGAATGCTGCTGTCTTTTCTCGGTGTACAACGTGAGGAGAAATCTCGCCATGCTGGAATCGGCCTCGCCCTTGCGATCGAGTCAGAACCTTCGCGTTCTCGTGTTTTCCGAAAGCTCAGGAGAGGGAAAGATCTGGAAGACATTCGACCGGACTATCAAGATCTCTTAGTTGGACTCAATCTTTGGGTTTGGATTGCCACAGCCAAAGATCAGTCTAATCCAAGTCTACCGATAGCGATTGCGGATGCACTCACACATCCCGAAATGGTCATGCGTTCAGGAGGGCTGTCGTTGGGAGAAAGCAGTTATCTCGTTGACTCCGTGACACGAGAATGCCCCGACGAACAAGCTGAACTCACTTTTTTGATCCCGGACCAAAAGGGCTTCCACAATCTTCCGGTATGGATTGACCATGCTACAAACAGTCGACGCCGAGAGCGGTTTCGATTTGACCAACTACCCGTCACGCAAGGACGCGATCAGGCATGGATAACTGTTGAACCAACTCCGTGA